The genomic DNA GCGATGGCAGCCTGTAAACCCGTCAAAAGCACCAGACATGGCTAAGGATTCAAGGGTTTTTTTATTGACCATTCTTAAATCTACCCGTTCTACAAAAGAGAAGATATCTGTAAAATGTCCGTTTTTTTCTCTCTCTGCTATAATATGGCTTACTGCCCCTTCTCCAGCTCCTTTGATAGCTGTTAATCCAAACCTAATTCCTTGTTTTGGTGTAACATCAAAATTAACTTGGCTCTCATTAACATCAGGCCCTAGCACTTGAATGCCTTGTCTAATACACTCCTCCATAAAAAAGCTGATCTTGCCAATATCATTTTGGTTATGTGTTAGCACAGATGCCATATATTCGGCAGGGTAGTGGGCTTTAAGGTATGCCGTCTGATAAGCAATAACAGAGTAGGCAGCTGAGTGGGCTCTATTAAATCCATATTGAGCAAATTTTTCCATTACCTCAAAGATCTCGATGGCTTTTGTGCTAGGGAGGTTATTTTTTTCTTGTGCTCCTTGTACAAATATTTCCCGTTGCTTAGCCATTTCTTCTGGCTGCTTTTTACCCATGGCTTTACGCAACAGGTCTGCTCCTCCTAAGCTATAGCCAGCAATAATTTGAGCAGTTTGCATAACCTGCTCTTGGTATACCATAATGCCATAGGTATTTTTTAAAATATCTACTAGCAGCGGGTGGGGATAGTCAATTTTTTCTTGTCCATGCTTACGGGCTATGAAATTAGGGATAAATTGCATGGGCCCTGGCCGATATAATGCATTCATGGCAATAAGCTCTTCAAACTCTGTAGGTTGTAACTTCTTTAGCCATTGGCGCATTCCTTCAGACTCAAACTGGAATGTAGCTATTGTATCGCCTTGTTGGTATAGCTTAAAGGTTTTAAGATCATCTAGCGGTAGCTGCTCAAGGTCGATCTTTGTGCCATGAAGCTTTTCAATAAGTGCTATGGCATCTTTGATAATAGATAAAGTTTTTAGGCCCAAGAAGTCCATTTTAAGCATACCTACTTTTTCTACTATAGAGCCATCATACTGGGTTACCAAAAGGTCTGAGTTCTTATCCGTTTTTACAGGAATATGATTCAGAAGATCATCAGGGGCAATAATAATACCAGCGGCATGTACACCGGTATGCCTAGCAGAACCTTCTAATGTTTCTGCTAAGGACAATACTTTCCCTTCAAGTGTATTGCTATTCTTTTTAAGTTCTGCTAACTCTAGTACTTCTTCAAAAGATTCTGGCAAAGTAATGCCCAGCTTTTCAGGCACTAACTTGGCTATATAGTTAGTTCTTTCAAGAGGTAAACCCAAAACACGAGCTACATCGCGAATAGCTGATTTGGCTGCCATACTACCAAATGTGATAATATGGGCAACTTGATTTTTACCATACTTATCTACTACATATTCTATTACCTTTTGGCGACCTTCGTCATCAAAATCGATATCTATATCTGGCATAGATACTCGTTCAGGATTCAAGAATCGTTCAAAGAAAAGGTTATAGCGTATTGGATCAATGTCCGTAATGCCAATGCAATAAGCCACCACTGAACCTGCTACAGAACCTCTGCCAGGGCCTACGACAACTTGTAGGTTTTTAGCTGCTTGTATAAAATCCTGAACAATCAGAAAATAACCTGGGAAGCCCATTTGTTGTATAACGCCTAGTTCATAGTTGATACGAGCTTCTAAATCTGCACTAATAGCACCAAAACGCTTTTTAGCACCTT from Candidatus Amoebophilus asiaticus 5a2 includes the following:
- the dnaE gene encoding DNA polymerase III subunit alpha, with amino-acid sequence MIQFTHLHCHTQYSLLDGTAKIDKLFGKAKQLGMQALAITDHGNMFGVPHFVAQAKKQGIKPIIGCEFYLAADMHNLKEKTRYHQLLLAKNEVGYKNIVKLCSISFLEGYYYKPRIDKELLKKYSEGLIATTCCLAGEVPQAIMRKGEEEAEKVFLSWLNIFGEDYYIELQRHGLKEQDKCNEVLLKWAQKYQVKVIATNDVHYVEQQDSLAQDILLCLQTGKDYNDPNRMRFDGDQFFLKSPQEMLTLFHDIPQAVSNTQEIIDKINTPSLERDILLPVFQIPQGFTSQDSYLRHLAIEGAKKRFGAISADLEARINYELGVIQQMGFPGYFLIVQDFIQAAKNLQVVVGPGRGSVAGSVVAYCIGITDIDPIRYNLFFERFLNPERVSMPDIDIDFDDEGRQKVIEYVVDKYGKNQVAHIITFGSMAAKSAIRDVARVLGLPLERTNYIAKLVPEKLGITLPESFEEVLELAELKKNSNTLEGKVLSLAETLEGSARHTGVHAAGIIIAPDDLLNHIPVKTDKNSDLLVTQYDGSIVEKVGMLKMDFLGLKTLSIIKDAIALIEKLHGTKIDLEQLPLDDLKTFKLYQQGDTIATFQFESEGMRQWLKKLQPTEFEELIAMNALYRPGPMQFIPNFIARKHGQEKIDYPHPLLVDILKNTYGIMVYQEQVMQTAQIIAGYSLGGADLLRKAMGKKQPEEMAKQREIFVQGAQEKNNLPSTKAIEIFEVMEKFAQYGFNRAHSAAYSVIAYQTAYLKAHYPAEYMASVLTHNQNDIGKISFFMEECIRQGIQVLGPDVNESQVNFDVTPKQGIRFGLTAIKGAGEGAVSHIIAEREKNGHFTDIFSFVERVDLRMVNKKTLESLAMSGAFDGFTGCHRRQYLFAADGEHNLLVKAIQYGNQIKQEKASAQQSLFAMDDNFQYIQKPPIPTCEPYDKIEKLRMEKELVGFYISGHPLDQFRVELANFCDGHTQNILTFKQKEVRLAGIITECSIKYNKQGRPFGLFILEDYHGTLDLALFGEDFLKNQHMLQKGMFVHITGVVTERYNQQDTWEYKPQKISLLGELRDKLGKNLSIAVPIEKITPQFITELRSLVTKNTGNCCLKLHIADPSEAMQVSLQAFKYRVYPSDELLHTLSQLTESSYQLTH